Proteins from one Scleropages formosus chromosome 14, fSclFor1.1, whole genome shotgun sequence genomic window:
- the trim13 gene encoding tripartite motif-containing 13, producing the protein MELLEEELTCAICCCLFEDPRVLPCSHSFCRRCLEGILEGNSRGPSWRPPFKCPTCRKETHHNGPSSLQVNYSLRGIVEKYNKIRVLPKMSLCRQHSGQPLNIFCATDLKLICGFCATMGDHNGHKFCALEDAYEQERAAFEEIFRGFETWRSADASSCLEDLERNKKKALQLISRDAGRVTEYFEKLIKTLDQKKNEIVSDFETWKLMVMQAYDPEINKLRGVLEEHERALKIAQSFRNAGDPLCFLQQMQEFREKLGVIQETSLPSRTSMDVGTIMKNFDVKVWDAVRLRDVDKIAVPRENKAYGFARWSFFKAMWVLAIVALFSVSTLFLLECPDVSHLSAAVQSYIPTLTEILHYTIQCWREVVRVCVPLFELFHKCIFDLFNTTINFVWSNFRLDYIFKGLWVL; encoded by the coding sequence ATGGAGCTCCTGGAGGAAGAGCTCACCTGTGCTATCTGCTGCTGTCTGTTTGAAGATCCCCGGGTTCTGCCCTGTTCGCACAGCTTCTGCAGGAGATGTCTAGAGGGTATTCTGGAGGGCAACAGCAGGGGCCCATCGTGGAGACCACCTTTTAAATGCCCCACCTGCCGAAAAGAAACGCACCACAACGGCCCCAGCAGCCTGCAGGTCAACTACTCTTTGCGTGGGATAGTGGAgaagtacaataaaataagagtTTTGCCCAAGATGTCCCTCTGCAGACAGCACAGCGGCCAGCCGCTCAACATATTCTGTGCGACAGATCTTAAACTGATTTGTGGCTTCTGTGCAACCATGGGCGATCACAACGGACACAAGTTCTGCGCTTTGGAGGACGCTTATGAGCAGGAGAGGGCCGCTTTTGAAGAGATCTTTCGGGGCTTCGAGACCTGGCGAAGCGCTGATGCTTCATCCTGTCTGGAGGacttggaaagaaacaaaaagaaagcgCTGCAGCTCATCTCACGAGATGCTGGTAGGGTGACTGAGTACTTTGAAAAGCTCATCAAGACTCTTGATCAGAAAAAGAACGAGATTGTCTCTGATTTTGAGACATGGAAGCTGATGGTCATGCAGGCGTATGACCCGGAAATAAACAAGCTGAGAGGAGTGTTGGAGGAGCACGAGCGGGCCCTGAAGATCGCCCAGTCCTTCAGGAATGCTGGGGACCCTCTCTGCTTTCTCCAGCAGATGCAGGAGTTTAGGGAAAAGCTGGGTGTGATTCAGGAAACTTCACTGCCTTCCCGGACGAGCATGGATGTAGGAACTATCATGAAGAACTTTGACGTGAAAGTGTGGGACGCTGTACGTCTCAGAGATGTGGACAAAATCGCAGTTCCGCGTGAAAACAAGGCATACGGTTTCGCCCGTTGGAGTTTTTTCAAGGCTATGTGGGTTCTGGCCATCGTTGCCCTTTTTTCCGTGTCTACACTGTTCCTTTTAGAGTGTCCAGATGTGTCCCATCTCTCTGCAGCTGTCCAGTCCTACATACCCACTCTTACAGAGATCTTACATTATACAATACAGTGCTGGAGGGAAGtggtccgtgtgtgtgtgcctctctTTGAACTGTTTCACAAATGCATCTTTGATCTGTTTAACACTACAATCAATTTTGTCTGGTCTAACTTTAGGTTAGATTACATATTTAAAGGTTTATGGGTCCTGTAA
- the LOC108920423 gene encoding SPRY domain-containing protein 7-like isoform X1, with the protein MASVLSFVARCCGFGGGESEHVPLKEMPAVQLDTQHMGTDVVVLKSGMRICGTGGCLANAPLHQNKSYFELKIHSAGVWGVGVATKKANLDLIPMGRDAQSLVLRHDGSVYFSNEERSRLPANSSLQEGDVVGVTYDHVELNIYLNGKNMNCPASGIRGTVFPVIYVDDSTILDCQFSDFYHTPPQGFEKILFEQQIF; encoded by the exons ATGGCCTCCGTGCTCTCCTTCGTCGCGCGGTGCTGTGGATTCGGCGGCGGCGAGTCCGAACACGTCCCGCTCAAAGAAATGCCCGCCGTTCAGCTTGACACGCAGCACATGG GTACAGACGTGGTCGTTCTTAAGAGTGGCATGAGGATTTGCGGCACCGGAGGCTGTCTGGCCAATGCGCCTTTGCACCAGAACAAGAGCTACTTTGAGCTGAAGATCCACTCCGCAG GTGTGTGGGGTGTAGGTGTGGCTACAAAGAAAGCGAACCTGGACCTGATCCCCATGGGACGGGACGCCCAAAGTCTTGTGCTGAGGCACGACGGTTCTGTGTACTTCAGTAATGAGGAAAGGAGTCGGTTGCCAGCCAACAGCTCGCTGCAGGAGGGAGATGTCGTG GGTGTAACGTATGACCACGTGGAGCTGAATATATACTTGAATGGAAAAAACATGAACTGTCCAGCCTCAGGAATCCGTGGAACAGTTTTCCCTGTGATATATG TGGATGACAGCACCATATTAGATTGCCAGTTCAGTGACTTTTACCACACTCCACCACAAGGCTTTGAGAAAATTCTGTTTGAACAGCAGATCTTCTGA
- the LOC108920423 gene encoding SPRY domain-containing protein 7-like isoform X2, whose translation MASVLSFVARCCGFGGGESEHVPLKEMPAVQLDTQHMDVVVLKSGMRICGTGGCLANAPLHQNKSYFELKIHSAGVWGVGVATKKANLDLIPMGRDAQSLVLRHDGSVYFSNEERSRLPANSSLQEGDVVGVTYDHVELNIYLNGKNMNCPASGIRGTVFPVIYVDDSTILDCQFSDFYHTPPQGFEKILFEQQIF comes from the exons ATGGCCTCCGTGCTCTCCTTCGTCGCGCGGTGCTGTGGATTCGGCGGCGGCGAGTCCGAACACGTCCCGCTCAAAGAAATGCCCGCCGTTCAGCTTGACACGCAGCACATGG ACGTGGTCGTTCTTAAGAGTGGCATGAGGATTTGCGGCACCGGAGGCTGTCTGGCCAATGCGCCTTTGCACCAGAACAAGAGCTACTTTGAGCTGAAGATCCACTCCGCAG GTGTGTGGGGTGTAGGTGTGGCTACAAAGAAAGCGAACCTGGACCTGATCCCCATGGGACGGGACGCCCAAAGTCTTGTGCTGAGGCACGACGGTTCTGTGTACTTCAGTAATGAGGAAAGGAGTCGGTTGCCAGCCAACAGCTCGCTGCAGGAGGGAGATGTCGTG GGTGTAACGTATGACCACGTGGAGCTGAATATATACTTGAATGGAAAAAACATGAACTGTCCAGCCTCAGGAATCCGTGGAACAGTTTTCCCTGTGATATATG TGGATGACAGCACCATATTAGATTGCCAGTTCAGTGACTTTTACCACACTCCACCACAAGGCTTTGAGAAAATTCTGTTTGAACAGCAGATCTTCTGA